GGCTGCGCGTGGGGGCGTCAAAGATCTCGGTGCGTCCCTTGACGTCAATCAGCAGGTTGGGCCCCTGCGATGAATAGACGATAAAGTCCAGTGATTTGATTGACGCCTCCTGGGCGAGTGCCCGGCGTTTCTCATCCACGGCGACGTACGGAATTTTCTGGGAGCGGAGGTAATCCTCAAAGGCGGATTCGTAGTGATTCCTGCGAATGACCATGCTGATCCTCATCTGAAAACGATCTGGTTACTGATCAAATGGTACCACTGACTGGTGGTACTGTAAATATCTATAGATCAGTCTGTTTTCAGAATGAGGGGGCTCAGGCGAGGATCTTCTGGATTACGTCCAGCAGTTCTTCTTCTTTGACTGCGGTTTGAGTACCGGCCTGCATGTCCTTGACCTGCCAGAGCTGGTTTTCGAATTCGTCTGAGCCAGCCACGATGACGATTTTGAAGCCGTGACGGTTGGCATATTTGAACTGTTTCTTGATCGCCTTGGTGTCCGGATAGACTTCCACATTCAAGCCCGCCTGACGCAGATCACGTCCCAGACGCAGGTATTCGGGGGTGAAAGCAGCGTCCATTTGTGTAACCAGAATCGGTGCGGGGGTAGAAACCTCGCTTAGCAGGTTCAGTTCCTGCATCGCGGCGAGCAGACGGTCCAGTCCGAGGCTGGCACCGACGCCGGGCAGTTCCTGAGTGGTAAACAGCTCAGCGAGGTTATCGTAGCGTCCGCCCGAACAGACGCTGCCGATTCCGGGCATCTGGTCGAGGAAGGTTTCGTAAATCGTGCCGGTGTAGTAATCGAGGCCACGGGCAATGGACGTATCCAGTACCACCCGTTCGGCAGGAATCCCCGCCCGCTCTACTGCGGTAAACAGTTCACGAAGATTGAGTACACCCTGCGTACCACGCTCGTTTCCTTTGAGCTGTGATTCCAGTGAGTCCAGAATTTCTGCAGTCGTACCCTGAGCGGTCATCAGAGCCAGGATCTGTTCGGCCTGCTTTTGAGTCAGTCCCCCCTGCTCCTGCATTTCCTGAATGACGGCTTCCGGGCTGGTTTTGGCCAGCTTGTCGAGGGCGCGCAGGACGGCTGCCGACTGCGATTCCAGGTTGTGCAACTGGAGCAGTCCATTGAGAATCATGCGATTATTGATGCGGATTTTGAAATCGGTGAAGCCGATCTTCAGCATCAGATCGTGAATGATGAACAGCGTTTCGATGTCCGCGGCATTGGACTTGGTACCGATGGTATCGAAGTCACACTGGACGAATTCGCGGTAGCGTCCTTTCTGCGGTCGTTCGCCCCGCCAGACCGTGCCGACGTGATAGCGTTTGAAGGGGGTGCCGAGCTCGTTGATGTTCTGCGCGGAGAAACGGGCGAAAGGAACTGTCAGGTCGAACCGCATGGCAACATCGCGGCCCCCCTGCTCGAAACGGAACATCTGCTTGTCCGATTCTTCCCCCCCTTTGCCGGTCAGGATTTCGGTATATTCCAGAGCTGGCGTGTCAATCGGGCTGAATCCGTAGCTGCGATAGACGGACTTGGCTGTTTCGATCAGCTGTTCGCGGGGAATCATGGCTGAGGGGAGATAGTCGCGGAACCCTTTGAGCGTACGTGGGGTAATTAATGGTTTATTCACAGTATCGTACCGGCTGTGATCCTC
The genomic region above belongs to Gimesia chilikensis and contains:
- the hisS gene encoding histidine--tRNA ligase, with the protein product MNKPLITPRTLKGFRDYLPSAMIPREQLIETAKSVYRSYGFSPIDTPALEYTEILTGKGGEESDKQMFRFEQGGRDVAMRFDLTVPFARFSAQNINELGTPFKRYHVGTVWRGERPQKGRYREFVQCDFDTIGTKSNAADIETLFIIHDLMLKIGFTDFKIRINNRMILNGLLQLHNLESQSAAVLRALDKLAKTSPEAVIQEMQEQGGLTQKQAEQILALMTAQGTTAEILDSLESQLKGNERGTQGVLNLRELFTAVERAGIPAERVVLDTSIARGLDYYTGTIYETFLDQMPGIGSVCSGGRYDNLAELFTTQELPGVGASLGLDRLLAAMQELNLLSEVSTPAPILVTQMDAAFTPEYLRLGRDLRQAGLNVEVYPDTKAIKKQFKYANRHGFKIVIVAGSDEFENQLWQVKDMQAGTQTAVKEEELLDVIQKILA